A window of the Chloroflexota bacterium genome harbors these coding sequences:
- a CDS encoding site-specific DNA-methyltransferase: protein MRQLNLFEKDEIITGAPAKAANHSYRHCLKGKFAGLLHEELRLANLVSYVGNKGIPVLRLYRYKEAFAFRFVEEFISRFGLCEKDYIFDPFCGMGTTLFAASQKGIPSIGVDKLPIAVFVAQTLPLFYTLEPGQIKETFEKLRTKVLQAPPAVIALDVTIMKVAFPPDTLLALRKWKTVIDDLESPLRDVFLLLFLSILEPCSYTSKDGQFLRLIREKKVADTEEALQGKVYEAERDIRLVKEIRWKQPVQSPAVYLGDTRNLSDIAFECQPTAIITSPPYANRYDYTRTYSLELCFHFVRNFAELKDLRFSILRSHIESKVDSREKPPHRAVSEVVDILRERGKALNNPRIPDMLTGYFVDMQRVITEWAWVLGPGARVAMVVDNVRFEGESLPVDLVLSDMAEEAGFQVEEIIVARYKGNSSQQMGKYGRVPVRESIVIWRKP, encoded by the coding sequence ATGAGACAATTGAATCTGTTTGAGAAGGACGAAATTATAACGGGAGCTCCGGCCAAGGCAGCAAACCACTCATACCGTCATTGCCTTAAAGGCAAGTTTGCTGGCCTACTGCATGAAGAACTCCGATTAGCAAATTTGGTCTCCTACGTAGGAAATAAGGGCATACCTGTTCTTCGGCTTTATCGATACAAAGAAGCTTTTGCCTTCCGCTTTGTGGAAGAGTTTATTTCACGCTTTGGTTTGTGCGAAAAGGACTACATTTTCGATCCTTTTTGTGGGATGGGAACAACGTTGTTTGCGGCTTCTCAAAAAGGTATCCCCTCTATTGGCGTGGACAAACTTCCTATCGCTGTATTTGTTGCTCAGACACTGCCACTGTTCTACACGCTAGAACCTGGGCAAATTAAAGAGACCTTTGAGAAGTTGAGGACCAAGGTCCTGCAAGCACCTCCTGCTGTCATCGCTCTGGATGTTACCATTATGAAAGTAGCCTTCCCTCCTGATACGCTGCTGGCACTGCGAAAATGGAAAACGGTGATAGACGATTTGGAATCGCCTCTCAGGGATGTTTTCCTGCTTTTGTTCCTTTCCATATTGGAGCCGTGCAGTTATACGTCCAAAGATGGTCAGTTCTTGCGCTTGATTCGAGAAAAAAAGGTCGCCGATACGGAAGAGGCGCTTCAGGGAAAAGTTTATGAAGCTGAAAGAGACATCCGATTGGTCAAGGAGATCAGATGGAAGCAACCGGTTCAGTCACCGGCCGTTTATCTTGGGGACACTCGTAACCTCAGTGACATAGCCTTTGAATGTCAACCAACAGCTATTATTACATCTCCACCTTATGCCAATCGCTATGATTATACACGCACATACTCCTTGGAGCTTTGCTTTCATTTTGTCCGAAACTTCGCCGAATTGAAAGATCTACGATTCAGTATCCTTCGTTCACACATCGAATCAAAAGTGGACTCTCGGGAAAAACCGCCTCACCGAGCTGTAAGCGAAGTTGTAGATATTCTCAGAGAAAGGGGAAAGGCACTCAATAATCCGCGAATTCCAGACATGCTGACAGGCTATTTTGTGGACATGCAAAGGGTGATTACGGAATGGGCGTGGGTTTTGGGACCGGGAGCAAGGGTCGCTATGGTCGTCGATAATGTAAGGTTCGAGGGTGAGTCGTTGCCCGTTGATCTTGTGCTTTCGGATATGGCGGAGGAAGCGGGTTTCCAAGTTGAGGAGATCATCGTCGCTCGCTACAAGGGCAACAGTTCCCAGCAGATGGGGAAATACGGCCGAGTGCCGGTTCGAGAAAGTATCGTGATATGGAGGAAGCCCTGA
- a CDS encoding AAA family ATPase, whose amino-acid sequence MVTEASYLDLRQAVERLKRHISIPAERTARPALILISGLPGTGKSHLSREIARQMPCLIIETDFVRKLLFRHPGYTGPESRFVYQVSQVLMADLLAEGVNIIFDATNLLERKREALYHLAEQMKVNLVIVRTVAPPEVVRRRLQQRTAGLSEADLSDADWPVYERFQEREERIVRSHLVIDTSQDLVPAVQKIVRLARR is encoded by the coding sequence ATGGTTACGGAGGCTTCCTATCTTGACCTAAGACAAGCGGTCGAGAGGCTCAAACGGCATATCTCGATACCAGCCGAGAGGACGGCCAGGCCAGCGCTTATCCTTATCAGTGGGTTACCGGGCACGGGTAAGTCTCACCTTAGCCGTGAGATTGCCCGGCAGATGCCTTGCCTCATCATCGAGACTGACTTCGTTCGGAAACTTCTCTTTCGGCATCCCGGTTATACCGGTCCGGAGAGCCGCTTCGTTTATCAGGTTAGCCAGGTCCTGATGGCCGATCTGCTGGCTGAGGGGGTGAACATCATCTTCGATGCCACCAATCTACTGGAGAGGAAGCGGGAGGCGCTCTATCATCTGGCCGAACAGATGAAGGTCAACCTGGTGATCGTGCGGACGGTAGCCCCACCTGAGGTAGTGAGGAGACGTTTACAGCAGAGGACAGCTGGGCTGAGCGAAGCGGATCTCTCTGATGCGGATTGGCCCGTCTACGAGCGCTTTCAGGAACGCGAAGAGAGGATCGTCCGTTCGCACCTAGTCATTGATACCTCTCAGGACCTGGTCCCAGCTGTACAGAAGATTGTGCGACTGGCCCGTCGCTAA
- the fmt gene encoding methionyl-tRNA formyltransferase: protein MMRLIFMGTPQFAVPILCALINEGYEIAAVVTQPDRPVGRYRRVEPPPVKEIALRHNLPVLQPASLREPGVAERLAELQPEVIIVAAFGHILPPPILQLPPLGCLNVHPSLLPKQRGASPIAGAILDGEEETGVTIMLMDEGMDTGLILAQEKIPLLAEDTAQSLGERLACLGATQLLATLPRWAAGQIIPQPQAEMAATYTAQLRIEDGHLDWRLPAEQLWRQCRAYFPWPGSYTFWQGKRLKLRRVRPDGPWPNGDQPGRVLLRRTEQPPGLLLGVVAGQGTLIIEELQLEGKRSMTATEFLRGHPAIVGTLLS from the coding sequence ATGATGCGGTTAATCTTTATGGGAACACCGCAGTTCGCAGTGCCCATTCTGTGTGCTTTAATCAACGAAGGTTATGAGATTGCCGCGGTAGTGACCCAGCCGGATAGACCGGTCGGTCGCTATCGCCGGGTCGAACCACCCCCAGTTAAGGAGATCGCCCTCCGCCACAATCTGCCAGTCTTGCAGCCGGCCTCTCTCCGCGAGCCAGGGGTAGCGGAACGGTTGGCCGAGCTACAGCCAGAGGTCATCATCGTCGCCGCCTTTGGTCATATTCTACCGCCACCTATACTGCAGCTTCCTCCCCTTGGCTGCTTGAATGTACATCCCTCGTTGCTGCCCAAGCAGCGTGGTGCCTCGCCCATTGCCGGGGCCATTCTCGATGGCGAGGAGGAAACCGGTGTGACCATAATGTTGATGGACGAGGGAATGGATACAGGTCTCATCCTGGCCCAGGAAAAGATACCACTGCTGGCCGAGGATACGGCCCAGTCACTGGGAGAACGTTTGGCCTGCTTGGGAGCCACTCAGCTGTTGGCTACCCTACCACGCTGGGCTGCTGGACAAATCATCCCCCAACCTCAGGCTGAGATGGCGGCAACCTATACTGCCCAGTTGCGGATAGAGGATGGTCACCTTGATTGGCGATTGCCGGCCGAACAGCTTTGGCGACAATGTCGGGCCTACTTCCCTTGGCCAGGCAGTTATACCTTCTGGCAGGGTAAGAGACTAAAGCTGCGACGCGTGCGCCCAGACGGGCCTTGGCCGAATGGGGATCAGCCTGGTCGGGTTTTGCTGCGCCGTACTGAACAGCCTCCGGGCCTTCTTTTGGGCGTGGTCGCTGGTCAGGGTACCCTGATCATCGAAGAATTGCAACTTGAGGGTAAACGCTCTATGACAGCGACTGAATTTCTGCGTGGTCACCCTGCCATTGTTGGCACGCTCTTGTCCTGA
- a CDS encoding class I SAM-dependent methyltransferase: protein MKGRDDLCFDARFKQNLERPERYQELQPDRLLVKMSLGSGEGVVDLGCGTGFFAIAAAHIIGKGGQVLAVDANLEMLEEVKKRCLEEGLTNIETIQADVLATGLLSGQADVVILAHILHEVEDKIALLQESARLLRLGGRAFIVDYDKKERPASDSLYDVGPPLHIRVAREELPSLVERAGLRLTALIDVPPVRYAAVCRKGTSKPK, encoded by the coding sequence ATGAAAGGGAGAGACGATTTGTGCTTTGATGCTAGGTTTAAGCAGAACCTGGAACGGCCGGAGCGTTATCAAGAGTTGCAGCCGGATAGATTGCTAGTGAAAATGAGCCTGGGCTCAGGTGAAGGGGTGGTGGATCTCGGCTGCGGTACCGGATTCTTCGCCATCGCCGCGGCGCATATCATCGGCAAAGGTGGCCAGGTGCTGGCGGTTGATGCTAATCTGGAGATGCTGGAGGAAGTGAAGAAACGTTGTCTCGAGGAGGGACTGACTAATATTGAGACGATTCAAGCAGATGTTTTGGCCACAGGTTTGCTTTCGGGGCAGGCTGATGTGGTCATCCTGGCTCACATCTTGCACGAGGTTGAGGATAAGATAGCACTCCTGCAGGAAAGCGCTCGTCTGTTACGCCTGGGTGGTCGTGCCTTCATCGTGGATTACGATAAGAAAGAGCGTCCGGCGTCGGACTCGCTCTACGATGTTGGTCCACCGCTTCATATCAGGGTGGCCAGGGAGGAGCTACCCTCGCTAGTGGAGAGGGCCGGCTTACGTTTGACGGCCCTCATTGATGTTCCACCGGTGCGCTATGCTGCGGTATGTAGGAAGGGTACCTCCAAGCCAAAATGA
- the tatC gene encoding twin-arginine translocase subunit TatC: MDNEKRMSVIEHLEELRHRLIFCLIALAITTAFSLFFATQVFDLLLRPAPAGFKPIYTEMTEMFITYFKVALFTGAGLAMPVFVYHFIRFIAPALMPQERRYTLSLLPAVLLCFFSGAAFAYFVLLPYAIRYLLTFSGIAEPFIKIGNYISFATLILFWMGVGFETPLVMYFLAKIGVVSARKFASFRKYAFLGVFILAAIITPTPDPFNQSLVAIPLYLLFEIGILLAKLA, translated from the coding sequence ATGGATAATGAAAAGAGAATGTCCGTCATCGAGCACCTCGAGGAATTGCGCCACCGGCTGATCTTCTGTCTCATCGCTCTGGCTATCACGACCGCTTTTAGCCTCTTTTTCGCTACTCAGGTCTTCGACCTGCTCCTACGCCCGGCACCGGCCGGATTCAAACCCATCTATACCGAGATGACTGAGATGTTCATCACCTATTTCAAGGTGGCCCTGTTCACTGGTGCTGGCCTGGCCATGCCGGTTTTTGTTTATCATTTCATTCGCTTTATTGCTCCAGCACTTATGCCCCAGGAGAGGAGATACACCCTGTCCCTGTTACCTGCCGTCCTCCTTTGCTTTTTTAGTGGAGCAGCCTTCGCTTATTTCGTTCTCCTTCCCTACGCCATCAGATACCTGCTCACCTTCAGCGGCATCGCTGAGCCATTCATAAAGATCGGTAACTATATTTCCTTCGCCACCCTTATCCTTTTCTGGATGGGAGTTGGCTTTGAGACTCCTCTGGTTATGTATTTTTTGGCTAAGATTGGCGTGGTAAGTGCACGTAAGTTCGCCTCTTTCCGTAAATATGCCTTCCTTGGTGTCTTTATCCTGGCAGCGATTATCACCCCCACCCCGGATCCTTTCAACCAAAGCCTGGTCGCCATACCTCTTTATCTGCTCTTTGAGATAGGCATTTTGTTAGCCAAGCTGGCGTAA
- the modA gene encoding molybdate ABC transporter substrate-binding protein: MRKIVWVGTVFSMILLGFALTVTACGTPKVDNPSEIQRPSTGSPIEATTAPSTGKTIVVFAGAASKPALEEAAQTFENKTGTKVELTFGGSGTVLSQMILSKKGDLYIPGTQDFMDTAEKKGVVDPSTRRVIAYLIPSIGVPKGNPLGIKGLADLTRPGVRVGIANPETVCLGSFALEIFDRAGLRAAIEKNIVTQAKSCEDVATLIKLRKVDAVIGWTVFAAWHPHDYESITLPPDNVVKIGTVPVAISKFTKDRLEAERLADFLSSEEGKEIFAKHGYITNLAEARRYAPSAAY, from the coding sequence ATGAGAAAAATAGTCTGGGTAGGAACGGTGTTTAGCATGATTCTCTTAGGCTTCGCTCTAACGGTTACCGCTTGTGGCACGCCGAAGGTCGATAACCCAAGCGAGATACAGCGGCCATCGACTGGGTCGCCCATCGAGGCAACCACCGCGCCTTCGACAGGCAAGACAATCGTTGTCTTCGCTGGGGCAGCCTCCAAGCCAGCCCTGGAGGAGGCCGCGCAGACCTTCGAGAACAAGACGGGCACGAAGGTGGAGCTCACCTTCGGCGGTTCTGGGACAGTGCTCTCCCAGATGATCCTGAGCAAAAAGGGAGACCTCTATATCCCCGGTACGCAGGATTTTATGGATACAGCCGAGAAGAAGGGTGTGGTCGATCCCAGTACACGGAGAGTTATTGCCTATTTAATACCATCCATTGGCGTGCCGAAGGGTAACCCGCTGGGCATCAAGGGGCTAGCAGATTTGACCAGGCCTGGGGTCCGAGTAGGCATCGCCAATCCAGAGACCGTCTGCCTAGGCAGCTTCGCCTTGGAGATCTTCGATAGAGCTGGACTGCGGGCGGCCATCGAAAAGAACATCGTCACTCAAGCCAAGAGCTGCGAAGATGTAGCTACCCTTATCAAGCTAAGGAAGGTGGATGCCGTGATCGGCTGGACCGTCTTTGCAGCCTGGCATCCTCACGATTATGAGTCCATCACCCTTCCTCCCGATAATGTGGTTAAGATCGGCACCGTCCCAGTGGCCATATCCAAATTCACCAAGGACCGTCTAGAAGCTGAGCGCCTGGCTGATTTTCTGAGCTCAGAGGAGGGCAAGGAAATCTTTGCCAAACACGGTTATATCACTAATTTGGCGGAGGCACGCCGCTATGCACCAAGCGCAGCCTATTAG
- a CDS encoding ABC transporter permease, protein MHQAQPIRAQEIARVNQGVIGRRLFTLATVGSLVFLGAFIVALLLSMAWYTNPQTIRTILASPELAFAIKLSVITATLSTILSITLAIPAAYTLSRYTFWGKHIVDVLLDIPLVLPPISLGVALLVFFNTPMGTAIERSGLRFVFEQPGIILAQFAVVSSFAVRMMKATFDSIGPRYENVARTLGCSQTRAFFAVTLPLAKNGLLAALVLTWARAMGEFGATVTFVGATKMKTEIMSIAIFLSLSSANVEQAVALVYVLITVAAMALIILRYVGGESYRIE, encoded by the coding sequence ATGCACCAAGCGCAGCCTATTAGGGCTCAGGAGATAGCCAGGGTAAATCAGGGCGTGATTGGGAGGAGACTCTTCACCCTGGCAACGGTTGGCTCGCTGGTCTTCCTGGGGGCTTTCATCGTCGCGCTCCTGCTATCGATGGCTTGGTACACAAACCCGCAGACCATCCGGACCATCCTCGCCTCCCCGGAGCTGGCCTTCGCCATTAAGCTGAGCGTGATCACAGCCACACTGAGTACTATCCTCTCCATCACCCTGGCCATACCGGCGGCCTACACCCTCTCTCGCTACACCTTCTGGGGCAAGCATATAGTTGATGTCCTTCTTGATATACCACTTGTGCTCCCCCCCATCAGCTTAGGCGTCGCCTTACTGGTCTTTTTCAATACACCTATGGGGACAGCCATAGAGAGGAGTGGGTTGCGCTTCGTCTTTGAGCAGCCGGGTATCATCCTGGCCCAGTTTGCTGTGGTAAGCTCTTTTGCGGTGCGAATGATGAAAGCGACCTTCGATAGCATTGGCCCTCGTTATGAGAACGTGGCCCGAACCTTAGGCTGTAGCCAGACACGAGCCTTCTTCGCTGTTACTCTGCCCCTGGCCAAGAACGGCCTTTTGGCTGCACTGGTGCTCACCTGGGCCAGGGCGATGGGTGAGTTTGGAGCAACGGTTACCTTCGTAGGAGCAACCAAGATGAAGACAGAGATAATGTCGATCGCCATATTCCTTAGTCTGTCCTCGGCCAACGTTGAACAGGCAGTGGCCCTGGTATATGTCCTCATCACTGTAGCGGCTATGGCCTTAATCATTCTCAGATATGTAGGTGGGGAGAGCTACCGCATAGAATGA
- a CDS encoding ATP-binding cassette domain-containing protein → MIEIRNLGLALGNFSLQDVHLSIKPGEYLVIIGPTGAGKTVLLECIAGLRLPQTGEILLENQRVTTLPPEARGISYVPQDYALFPHMTVERNISFGLRMRRTVPTEVTPKVRQIAELLGIDHLLDRWPQNLSGGEKQRVALARALIVGPRLLLMDEPLSALDPNTQGGLWVELKRVHRHLKTTTVHVTHDFEEAFTLGDRIAILLNGRIKQLGTGEEIFSHPHSREIAEFTNTKNIFPGVVTSASQDQLTIQAERFSLISPYFPFSVGEQVEFCIRPEEVMLIRPDRPERSAIKENQLEGRIVEEVPHSSSYTLLFALGEDPPLSSDYDLEIELPSHAYQRLGLRPGKRVTVSLKKSAIHVMGKTSASSNFR, encoded by the coding sequence ATGATCGAGATCAGGAACCTGGGGTTGGCTCTGGGAAACTTCTCCCTTCAAGATGTTCATCTGAGCATCAAACCGGGGGAATATCTAGTCATCATAGGACCAACAGGTGCAGGTAAAACGGTGTTGTTAGAGTGCATTGCCGGACTTCGTCTGCCCCAAACGGGGGAGATCCTGCTTGAGAATCAGCGTGTTACCACCCTACCCCCAGAAGCGCGCGGGATCAGCTACGTACCCCAGGATTATGCCCTCTTTCCCCATATGACTGTGGAAAGAAATATCTCCTTCGGACTACGCATGCGGCGGACAGTGCCGACAGAAGTCACACCCAAAGTGCGGCAAATAGCTGAACTATTGGGCATAGACCATCTTCTGGATCGCTGGCCGCAGAACCTGAGTGGTGGGGAGAAGCAGAGGGTAGCTTTGGCCAGGGCTCTGATCGTGGGACCCAGGCTGCTGCTGATGGATGAGCCCCTCTCGGCCCTTGATCCGAACACGCAAGGAGGCCTCTGGGTGGAGCTGAAAAGAGTTCATCGCCACCTTAAAACGACGACGGTACACGTCACCCATGACTTCGAAGAGGCCTTTACCCTAGGAGATAGGATCGCCATTCTGCTGAATGGACGAATCAAGCAATTAGGCACAGGGGAAGAGATCTTCTCCCACCCCCATAGCCGAGAAATAGCCGAATTTACTAATACTAAGAATATATTTCCAGGCGTCGTCACCTCGGCTAGCCAAGATCAATTGACCATTCAAGCCGAACGGTTCTCCCTCATCTCCCCTTATTTTCCCTTCTCTGTGGGGGAGCAGGTCGAGTTCTGCATCCGGCCGGAGGAGGTGATGTTGATTCGTCCCGATCGTCCAGAGCGTTCAGCCATAAAGGAGAATCAGTTGGAGGGTCGGATCGTCGAGGAAGTTCCTCATAGCAGCAGCTATACCCTGCTCTTCGCCTTGGGGGAAGATCCTCCCCTCTCCTCAGATTATGACCTCGAGATAGAATTGCCCAGCCATGCCTATCAAAGGTTAGGCTTGAGGCCGGGGAAGCGGGTAACAGTCTCTCTCAAGAAAAGTGCCATACATGTCATGGGGAAGACCTCCGCTTCCTCCAACTTCCGCTAA
- a CDS encoding ATP-dependent Clp protease ATP-binding subunit, translated as MPADRFDKFTERARRVLTLAQEEAQRFNHNYIGTEHLLLGLVREGEGVAAKVLANMGVELNKVRSAVEFIIGRGDRMVVGEIGLTPRAKKVIELAVDEARRLNHHYIGTEHLLLGLVREGEGIAAGVLESLGVSLEKVRAQVIQVLSQSSLYAQQETRQTSRTPTIDQMGIDLTAAARAGKLDPVIGRQKEIERVIQILSRRTKNNPALIGEPGVGKTAIVEGLAQRIVAGDVPETLLGKRLLTLDVGALVAGTKYRGEFEERLKKIIEEIKTASNCVMFIDELHTLVGAGAAEGAVDAANILKPSLARGELQCIGATTLDDYRKYVERDAALERRFQPVMVEEPTVEQTIEILMGIRERYEAHHHLRISDEAIKAAADLAARYITDRFLPDKAIDLMDEAASRVRLQMSATPPSLREAMRGLEAVQKEKEAAIAAQQYELAAELRDREMKLREKIEKVESGWQETQVADRPLVTEEHIAEVASMWTGIPVTRIAREESTRLLQMEEGLHRRIVGQDEAITTVSRAVRRARAGLKDPRRPIGSFIFLGPTGVGKTELVKALAEFMFGSEDAMIKIDMSEFMERHSVARLVGAPPGYVGYDEGGQLTEAVRRRSYSVILLDEIEKAHPEVFNMLLQIMEDGNLTDAKGRRVDFRNTVIIMTSNVGAELLRRDTGIGFAVPKEETKAAEAEYQKMKEKVLGELKKTFRPEFLNRIDAVVVFRALTREQVRAIVDLMLKRVQAQLSGQQITLEVSDKAKDYLAEKGYDPQFGARPLRRVIQNTVEDPLAEALLEGRFHPGDTIRIYLDDGELKMESKSLVPA; from the coding sequence GTGCCTGCTGATCGATTTGATAAATTCACCGAAAGAGCGCGTAGGGTATTGACACTGGCCCAAGAGGAAGCGCAGCGTTTCAACCACAATTATATTGGTACAGAGCACCTTCTCCTTGGCTTGGTCAGAGAGGGAGAGGGTGTAGCGGCTAAGGTTTTGGCCAACATGGGGGTCGAGCTAAATAAGGTCCGGTCGGCTGTGGAGTTCATCATCGGTCGTGGTGATCGGATGGTAGTGGGTGAGATCGGCTTGACGCCTCGGGCGAAGAAGGTTATTGAGTTGGCTGTTGATGAAGCACGTCGGTTGAATCACCACTATATTGGTACTGAGCACCTGCTTCTCGGTTTGGTCCGAGAGGGGGAGGGGATCGCTGCTGGAGTCTTGGAGAGTCTGGGCGTGAGTTTGGAAAAGGTGCGTGCCCAGGTTATACAAGTCTTGAGTCAGAGCTCGCTGTATGCTCAGCAAGAGACTCGCCAAACAAGTCGTACACCAACCATTGATCAGATGGGCATCGATCTTACCGCGGCGGCGCGTGCCGGTAAGTTGGATCCGGTTATTGGTCGTCAGAAGGAGATAGAGCGGGTAATTCAAATCCTCTCCCGACGCACTAAGAACAACCCTGCCCTCATCGGTGAACCGGGCGTGGGTAAGACGGCCATTGTGGAGGGGCTGGCTCAGAGAATTGTAGCCGGCGATGTGCCCGAAACACTCTTGGGCAAGCGTCTCTTGACCCTTGATGTAGGGGCATTAGTGGCGGGCACAAAGTATCGCGGTGAGTTTGAGGAGCGTCTGAAAAAGATTATTGAGGAGATAAAGACAGCCAGCAATTGTGTGATGTTTATAGACGAGCTGCACACCCTGGTCGGAGCTGGTGCGGCTGAAGGGGCAGTTGACGCCGCTAATATCCTTAAGCCGTCATTGGCCCGTGGTGAGCTCCAATGCATTGGAGCGACAACTTTGGATGATTATCGTAAATATGTAGAACGTGATGCAGCCTTAGAGCGGCGTTTCCAACCGGTTATGGTTGAAGAGCCGACGGTGGAGCAGACGATTGAAATATTGATGGGCATCAGAGAGAGATATGAAGCTCATCATCACTTGAGAATCAGCGATGAAGCTATAAAGGCAGCGGCAGATCTGGCGGCCAGATATATTACTGATCGGTTTCTGCCGGATAAAGCTATTGATCTGATGGATGAGGCGGCCTCCCGTGTGCGCTTGCAGATGTCGGCGACACCACCTAGTCTAAGGGAAGCAATGCGTGGCCTGGAAGCGGTTCAGAAGGAGAAGGAAGCGGCTATCGCCGCTCAACAATACGAGTTGGCAGCAGAACTACGTGACCGGGAAATGAAGCTGCGAGAGAAGATTGAGAAGGTAGAGTCCGGTTGGCAGGAGACACAAGTGGCAGATAGGCCGCTAGTGACCGAAGAACACATTGCTGAGGTGGCCTCCATGTGGACGGGCATTCCAGTAACGCGTATCGCCCGAGAGGAGTCGACCAGGCTGTTGCAGATGGAGGAAGGGCTGCATCGTCGCATCGTTGGACAGGATGAGGCAATAACCACTGTCTCTCGCGCTGTCAGACGGGCACGGGCTGGCTTGAAAGATCCACGACGCCCAATTGGCTCCTTCATTTTCCTTGGCCCTACAGGCGTAGGCAAGACGGAGCTGGTGAAGGCTCTAGCCGAATTCATGTTCGGCAGCGAAGATGCCATGATCAAAATAGACATGTCCGAATTTATGGAGCGTCATTCTGTAGCTCGCTTGGTCGGAGCGCCACCAGGTTACGTGGGTTACGATGAGGGTGGGCAGCTTACGGAAGCGGTGCGACGAAGGTCCTACTCGGTGATCCTGCTAGATGAGATCGAGAAGGCTCACCCGGAGGTCTTCAATATGCTCTTACAGATTATGGAGGATGGTAACCTGACCGATGCCAAGGGACGCCGTGTCGATTTCCGCAATACAGTCATTATTATGACCTCCAATGTGGGAGCGGAGCTCCTGAGGCGGGATACAGGGATTGGCTTTGCAGTGCCTAAAGAGGAAACTAAGGCGGCTGAGGCGGAGTATCAGAAGATGAAAGAGAAGGTCTTGGGTGAATTGAAGAAGACCTTCCGGCCAGAATTCCTCAATAGGATTGATGCGGTAGTCGTCTTTCGGGCGTTAACGCGAGAGCAGGTGCGAGCTATCGTTGATCTGATGTTGAAGCGCGTCCAGGCTCAGCTCAGTGGGCAGCAAATAACTTTAGAAGTGTCCGATAAGGCCAAGGATTACCTGGCAGAGAAGGGCTACGATCCTCAGTTTGGAGCCCGCCCATTACGACGCGTAATTCAGAATACGGTGGAGGATCCGTTGGCCGAGGCTCTACTCGAAGGTCGCTTCCATCCAGGGGACACGATTCGTATCTACCTGGACGACGGCGAGCTAAAAATGGAGTCGAAATCTCTAGTACCTGCCTAA